From Pan paniscus chromosome 9, NHGRI_mPanPan1-v2.0_pri, whole genome shotgun sequence, the proteins below share one genomic window:
- the FAM181B gene encoding protein FAM181B gives MAVQAALLSTHPFVPFGFGGSPDGLGGAFGAVDKGCCFEDDETGAPAGALLSGAEGGDVREATRDLLSFIDSASSNIKLALDKPGKSKRKVNHRKYLQKQIKRCSGLMGAAPPGPPSPSAADTPAKRPLAAPSAPTVAAPAHGKAAPRREASQAAAAASLQSRSLAALFDSLRHVPGGAEPAGGEVAAPAAGLGGAGTGGAGGDVAGPAGATAIPGARKVPLRARNLPPSFFTEPSRAGGGGCGPSGPDVSLGDLEKGAEAVEFFELLGPDYGAGTEAAVLLAAEPLDVFPAGASVLRGPPELEPGLFEPPPAVVGNLLYPEPWSVPGCPPTKKSPLTAPRGGLTLNEPLRPLYPAAADSPGGEDGPGHLASFAPFFPDCALPPPPPPHQVSYDYSAGYSRTAYSSLWRSDGVWEGAPGEEGAHRD, from the coding sequence ATGGCGGTGCAGGCGGCGCTTCTCAGCACGCACCCTTTCGTGCCCTTCGGCTTCGGGGGCTCCCCGGACGGGCTAGGGGGCGCCTTCGGAGCCGTGGACAAGGGCTGCTGTTTCGAGGACGATGAGACCGGGGCTCCGGCGGGTGCGCTGCTGTCGGGAGCCGAAGGAGGGGACGTGCGCGAGGCCACCCGCGATCTACTCAGCTTCATTGACTCGGCGTCCAGCAACATCAAGCTGGCGCTGGACAAGCCGGGCAAGTCGAAGCGGAAGGTGAACCACCGCAAGTACCTGCAGAAGCAGATCAAGCGCTGCAGCGGCCTCATGGGCGCCGCGCCCCCCGGCCCGCCCTCCCCGAGCGCCGCCGACACGCCAGCCAAACGGCCGCTGGCCGCCCCTAGCGCCCCGACAGTCGCGGCCCCGGCCCACGGCAAGGCTGCCCCCCGGCGGGAGGCGTCGCAGGCCGCCGCGGCCGCCAGCTTGCAAAGCCGAAGTCTGGCCGCGCTCTTCGACTCGCTGCGCCACGTCCCCGGGGGTGCCGAGCCGGCGGGGGGTGAGGTGGCTGCGCCGGCGGCCGGGCTAGGAGGTGCGGGCACTGGGGGCGCCGGAGGGGACGTGGCAGGCCCCGCGGGGGCCACGGCGATCCCAGGGGCCAGGAAGGTCCCGCTGCGGGCACGCAATCTGCCTCCGTCCTTCTTCACGGAGCCGTCCCGGGCAGGCGGCGGCGGGTGTGGCCCGTCGGGGCCGGACGTGAGCTTGGGCGACCTGGAGAAGGGCGCGGAGGCCGTGGAGTTCTTTGAGCTGCTGGGGCCCGACTACGGCGCCGGCACGGAGGCGGCAGTCTTGCTTGCCGCCGAGCCTCTCGACGTGTTCCCCGCCGGAGCCTCCGTACTGCGGGGACCCCCGGAGCTGGAGCCCGGCCTCTTTGAGCCGCCGCCGGCAGTGGTGGGAAACCTACTGTACCCCGAGCCCTGGAGCGTCCCGGGCTGCCCTCCGACCAAAAAGTCCCCCCTGACTGCCCCCCGCGGCGGCTTGACCTTGAACGAGCCCTTGCGCCCCCTGTACCCCGCCGCTGCGGATTCTCCCGGCGGGGAGGACGGGCCGGGCCATTTGGCCTCTTTCGCCCCCTTCTTTCCAGACTGCGCcctgcccccgccgccgccgccccatCAGGTGTCCTACGATTACAGCGCGGGCTACAGCCGCACCGCCTATTCCAGCCTTTGGAGATCCGACGGGGTTTGGGAAGGGGCGCCGGGGGAGGAGGGGGCGCACCGGGACTGA